In one Lycorma delicatula isolate Av1 chromosome 5, ASM4794821v1, whole genome shotgun sequence genomic region, the following are encoded:
- the LOC142325564 gene encoding uncharacterized protein LOC142325564 isoform X1, protein MYASLNFIQIKKKMDSKLFSLTVLLVISLYFLSPAESQGCPEYCPAVANPVCAVNSSGRVREFGNSCQTEVYNCKNNESFKIIRYGVC, encoded by the exons ATGTATGCCAGTCTGAATTTTATACAAATCAAAAAGAAGATGGACAGCAAACTTTTCAGTTTAACAG TATTATTGGTCATATCACTGTATTTTTTGAGTCCTGCTGAGTCACAAGGATGCCCAGAATACTGTCCTGCAGTAGCCAATCCAGTTTGTGCAGTAAACTCATCAGGAAGAGTGAGAGAATTCGGTAACAGTTGTCAAACGGaggtttataattgtaaaaataacgaAA gttttaaaataatcagataCGGAGTATGCTAA
- the LOC142325562 gene encoding turripeptide Ici9.1-like: MDNKISTVTVLLVISLAFMIPVESYRGRGCPGFCSLEYKPICGRDTSKIMKTFVNNCAMNVENCRHHTNFKRIHAGVCRRM, translated from the exons ATGGACAATAAAATTTCCACCGTGACag tATTGTTAGTCATATCATTGGCTTTTATGATTCCTGTTGAGTCATACAGAGGCAGAGGTTGCCCAGGATTTTGTTCTTTAGAGTACAAACCAATTTGTGGAAGAGACAcatcaaaaataatgaaaacattcgTTAACAATTGTGCTATGAATGTTGAGAACTGTAGACATCATACAa attttaaaagaattcatgCTGGAGTATGCAGAAGaatgtaa